Proteins from one Thaumasiovibrio subtropicus genomic window:
- the ptsG gene encoding PTS glucose transporter subunit IIBC, whose product MFKNLFANMQKVGKALMLPVSVLPIAGILLGVGAANFSWMPDVLSSIMEQAGGSVFGQMPLLFAVGVALGFTNNDGVAGLAAIVGYGIMTATLSVMATVVGVEGIDTGVLGGIIVGAIAGWAFNRFFRIQLPDYLGFFAGKRFVPIVTGFAAIGAGLVLSVIWPPIGSGISTFSDWAANQNPTVAFGIYGVIERSLIPFGLHHIWNVPFFFEAGECLNAAGELRNGVLTCYLEADEVTRAAGNGFGQLAGGYMFKMFGLPAAAIAIWHSAKPENRAKVGGIMISAALTSFLTGITEPIEFAFLFVAPVLYAIHAVLAGSAFVMTNMLGMVHGTSFSHGFIDFVVLMGNSQKTILFPIMGLAYAAIYYSVFRLAITKLDLKTPGREDDSDDAVAEVSGSEMAGELVAAFGGAGNITGLDACITRLRVAVASVEEVDQDKLKKLGAAGVVVAGGGVQAIFGTKSDNLKSDMDEWLRGQNA is encoded by the coding sequence ATGTTTAAGAACCTTTTTGCGAATATGCAGAAAGTCGGTAAGGCGCTGATGCTACCAGTATCAGTATTGCCAATAGCCGGTATTCTGTTGGGTGTTGGTGCCGCTAACTTCTCTTGGATGCCAGATGTACTGTCTAGCATTATGGAGCAAGCGGGTGGTTCCGTATTTGGTCAAATGCCGCTACTTTTTGCTGTTGGCGTTGCACTAGGCTTTACCAATAACGACGGTGTAGCCGGTCTTGCTGCGATTGTTGGCTACGGCATTATGACCGCGACCCTTTCTGTGATGGCAACAGTCGTTGGCGTCGAGGGCATCGATACTGGTGTGCTTGGCGGCATTATAGTCGGTGCTATTGCTGGTTGGGCATTTAATCGTTTCTTCCGTATCCAGCTCCCTGATTATCTAGGTTTCTTTGCGGGCAAGCGTTTTGTTCCTATTGTGACAGGTTTCGCCGCCATCGGTGCGGGTCTTGTACTTTCAGTTATTTGGCCTCCAATTGGTAGCGGGATCTCTACGTTCTCAGACTGGGCAGCGAACCAAAACCCAACCGTTGCTTTCGGTATTTACGGTGTTATCGAGCGTTCTCTTATCCCATTCGGTTTACACCACATCTGGAACGTGCCTTTCTTCTTTGAAGCGGGTGAGTGTCTGAATGCTGCTGGCGAACTACGTAACGGCGTTTTAACCTGCTACCTAGAAGCCGATGAAGTAACGCGTGCTGCTGGTAATGGCTTCGGTCAACTAGCGGGTGGTTACATGTTTAAGATGTTTGGTCTTCCAGCGGCCGCGATTGCAATCTGGCACTCAGCGAAGCCTGAGAATCGTGCCAAAGTGGGTGGCATCATGATTTCTGCTGCGCTAACGTCTTTCCTAACAGGTATTACTGAACCAATTGAGTTCGCATTCCTATTCGTTGCACCTGTACTATATGCGATTCACGCGGTATTAGCGGGTAGTGCCTTCGTCATGACCAACATGCTTGGTATGGTACACGGTACGTCGTTCTCACACGGTTTCATCGACTTTGTTGTCCTTATGGGTAACTCACAGAAGACCATTCTGTTCCCGATTATGGGTCTTGCTTACGCAGCGATTTACTACAGCGTGTTCCGCTTAGCGATCACTAAGCTTGATTTAAAAACGCCAGGTCGTGAAGATGACTCAGACGATGCTGTCGCTGAAGTATCAGGCTCAGAAATGGCGGGTGAACTTGTTGCTGCCTTTGGCGGTGCGGGTAACATCACTGGTTTAGATGCATGTATTACCCGTCTACGTGTTGCGGTTGCGAGCGTAGAAGAGGTAGATCAAGACAAGCTGAAGAAGCTGGGTGCTGCAGGTGTTGTTGTCGCGGGTGGTGGTGTTCAAGCTATCTTCGGTACAAAATCTGACAACCTGAAATCAGATATGGATGAGTGGCTACGCGGTCAAAACGCGTAA
- a CDS encoding HDOD domain-containing protein, with protein MSHLALMWHTPEHQQILQEIDGEFQALVNTAIEEGRLSLPPIPEVVIRIHKICQADDSTIRDIANALVDDPSLTAYVIRAANSVIFSPRNVTCHDLITAVSRLGMYRVRDIVTAQAIEELKRSATFSQECNRLLEESAHQSRLLAGATTLVCNGVLKHSEHKLLLEPEKALLACLLSDIGLFSLIKEYEYYLEKGNYLDFNIAKQVFAQGCNEASTQILKHWGFDEDYLEVAGNDYYTPKSGEETRYVDLARMANHLLLFRNQDDAYYDSEIELDLAGAETMYELSNLSDSEFSHLVQEIIQNSGL; from the coding sequence ATGAGTCATTTAGCTTTGATGTGGCACACGCCAGAGCATCAACAAATACTGCAAGAAATAGATGGTGAGTTTCAAGCACTCGTCAATACCGCTATTGAGGAGGGCAGGCTGTCTTTGCCTCCCATTCCGGAAGTGGTCATCCGTATTCATAAGATCTGTCAGGCCGACGACAGTACTATCCGAGATATTGCCAATGCACTTGTTGATGATCCTAGCTTAACGGCTTATGTGATTCGCGCGGCAAACTCGGTGATTTTCAGCCCGCGCAATGTCACTTGCCACGACTTAATTACGGCGGTTTCTCGCTTGGGGATGTACCGTGTACGAGATATTGTCACAGCGCAAGCCATTGAAGAATTGAAACGCTCCGCTACTTTCAGCCAAGAGTGTAATCGGCTTCTTGAAGAGAGCGCGCATCAATCTCGATTACTGGCTGGTGCAACAACATTGGTATGTAATGGCGTCCTCAAACACAGTGAACACAAGCTACTTTTAGAGCCTGAAAAAGCATTACTTGCCTGCCTACTTTCTGATATCGGTCTATTTTCACTCATCAAAGAGTACGAGTATTACTTAGAGAAAGGTAACTACCTTGACTTCAACATTGCTAAACAAGTCTTTGCGCAAGGTTGTAATGAAGCAAGCACCCAAATACTGAAGCATTGGGGGTTCGACGAAGATTATCTCGAAGTCGCGGGTAATGACTATTACACGCCAAAAAGTGGCGAAGAAACCCGTTATGTTGATTTGGCACGGATGGCGAATCACCTGTTGTTGTTTAGAAATCAAGATGACGCCTATTACGATTCTGAGATAGAGCTAGATCTTGCGGGTGCGGAAACCATGTATGAACTGAGCAACCTCTCTGATAGCGAGTTTAGTCATTTAGTACAAGAAATTATCCAGAACAGCGGCTTATGA
- a CDS encoding LON peptidase substrate-binding domain-containing protein: protein MNVYPSTTHLLPGGHASLTVPRDHSRDTLPAIAQKNDVFVLCMKDKDMSEVTTLAAIGTVVRIADKVQHSNEGISLDVEGCYKVELLDLTRTNDNLLFAEIRRAANWAPCPISPSSGILASKLEDFLLSVPEIGQHYPAPDFSDATWVVQRWIEILPLDTVHKRMLISQPTSELAQRFLSKLLLSENWI, encoded by the coding sequence ATGAATGTTTATCCTTCAACAACTCACCTCTTACCTGGAGGGCATGCTTCACTGACAGTACCACGTGATCATTCGCGTGATACATTGCCCGCTATTGCTCAAAAAAACGATGTTTTCGTTCTTTGTATGAAAGACAAAGACATGAGTGAGGTAACGACCTTAGCAGCCATTGGTACTGTTGTGAGAATTGCCGATAAAGTGCAACACAGTAATGAAGGTATAAGTCTAGATGTCGAGGGCTGCTACAAAGTTGAGTTGCTTGATCTCACTCGCACAAACGACAATCTGCTATTTGCAGAAATTCGTAGAGCCGCTAACTGGGCGCCTTGCCCTATCTCTCCTTCTTCCGGCATATTGGCGAGCAAGCTTGAAGACTTTCTACTTTCAGTTCCAGAAATCGGCCAACACTATCCCGCGCCTGACTTCAGCGATGCAACTTGGGTAGTACAAAGATGGATAGAGATTTTACCTCTTGATACAGTTCATAAACGAATGCTGATCAGTCAACCAACTTCTGAACTGGCGCAACGCTTTCTTTCTAAGCTGTTGCTGTCAGAAAATTGGATTTAG
- a CDS encoding TfoX/Sxy family DNA transformation protein has protein sequence MQVLKEDFLQYLESFGDFDQRSMFGGTGLFDKGAMFAIMTDDALYMRGGEVLNDRYVGLGCEKYIHVKRSSTAEVNYYNITMLMDSQPETCRELVTQTLQQARKEKDAKQAGKNVRLRDLPNMRLTLERILKKAGVPDVATFMDMGPVEVYKRVQACQGEAEIKLLWMFAGAVNNKHWTLLEDSYKESLRQQVS, from the coding sequence ATGCAAGTACTCAAGGAAGATTTTTTGCAATACCTAGAAAGTTTTGGTGACTTTGATCAGCGCTCTATGTTCGGAGGAACAGGGTTGTTTGATAAAGGCGCGATGTTTGCGATCATGACGGATGATGCTCTGTATATGCGCGGTGGTGAAGTGCTAAATGATCGCTACGTAGGTCTAGGTTGTGAGAAGTATATCCACGTAAAACGCAGCAGTACTGCAGAAGTTAACTACTACAATATCACGATGCTGATGGACTCTCAGCCAGAAACATGCCGAGAACTGGTCACACAAACATTGCAACAGGCGCGAAAAGAGAAAGATGCAAAACAAGCCGGCAAAAATGTAAGGTTGCGAGACCTTCCGAATATGCGTTTGACATTGGAGCGTATATTGAAGAAAGCAGGTGTGCCTGACGTTGCAACCTTTATGGATATGGGACCCGTTGAAGTCTACAAACGCGTTCAAGCGTGCCAAGGAGAAGCAGAAATCAAGCTACTTTGGATGTTCGCAGGTGCTGTCAATAATAAGCACTGGACGTTACTAGAAGACAGTTATAAAGAGAGTTTGCGTCAGCAAGTTTCGTAA
- the elyC gene encoding envelope biogenesis factor ElyC produces MFELKKIIAALIMPMPALLIIGFSGLLCLWFSRHKRVGSTLASICIIGLFLLSFQPISSRLLMPIERQHTAFIPGTDQPINYVLVLGHGHVVDDDLSPTASLSRAALMRLTEGIRILRHYPNATLILSGYSGGTEISHARMLAKVAIALGVSKNRIVLLETAQDTWEEARQSAVVVGDNPFVVVTSASHMPRALNEFRQMGLEPLAAPTNYLANQDIQQFWHYTPQANYLEQSERFWYETLGQYWQSLRDKVIDIEDPEPQQTSL; encoded by the coding sequence ATGTTTGAATTGAAAAAAATTATCGCGGCGCTCATCATGCCGATGCCCGCTTTACTGATTATCGGCTTTTCTGGGCTACTCTGTTTGTGGTTTTCCCGTCACAAACGTGTCGGTTCAACATTGGCTTCCATCTGTATCATCGGTCTATTTCTGCTCAGCTTTCAGCCCATCTCGAGTCGACTACTGATGCCAATCGAACGCCAACATACTGCATTCATACCAGGGACCGACCAACCCATTAACTACGTATTAGTCTTAGGCCATGGACATGTGGTTGATGATGACCTATCACCTACGGCATCGCTTTCTCGAGCAGCACTCATGCGTTTGACAGAGGGTATTCGAATTCTTCGTCATTACCCCAACGCAACGTTAATTCTATCGGGATACAGTGGCGGGACAGAGATCAGCCACGCGCGTATGCTAGCGAAAGTCGCCATTGCGCTCGGTGTTTCCAAGAACCGCATCGTATTGCTTGAAACCGCCCAAGATACCTGGGAAGAAGCTCGCCAATCGGCGGTTGTTGTCGGCGATAATCCTTTTGTCGTTGTCACATCTGCAAGCCATATGCCCCGTGCGCTAAACGAGTTTCGACAGATGGGCCTTGAGCCCTTAGCAGCCCCAACTAACTACCTCGCAAATCAAGACATTCAACAATTCTGGCACTACACACCACAAGCAAACTACCTAGAGCAAAGCGAACGGTTCTGGTATGAAACCTTAGGCCAATACTGGCAATCATTGCGTGATAAAGTGATTGATATTGAAGACCCGGAGCCGCAACAAACGAGTTTGTAG
- the cmoM gene encoding tRNA uridine 5-oxyacetic acid(34) methyltransferase CmoM: MLHHRMLNVKEDRNFDDLAHKFAASIYGSAKGDIRQAVVWQDIEAMLAEIPDKTLTILDAGGGLGQLSRQLARLGHNVILCDLSQEMLKLAREEVEREGLLAQYQFLHCGVQALASELDDQVDVVLFHAVMEWLKAPLDGLSQVLACLRPDGYASVMFYNQTGLLFKNLICGNLTHIEQGMPHRKRFKLQPQQGLVPAEVYAHLEQEAVTIKGKTGVRTFHDYMQTQHLGDYSDAQLIAMEQKLCREEPFVSLGRYIHVWGQKQCPAQILK; encoded by the coding sequence ATGTTACACCATCGAATGCTTAACGTGAAAGAAGACCGCAATTTCGACGACCTAGCCCACAAATTTGCTGCCAGTATCTATGGCTCAGCAAAAGGGGACATTCGTCAAGCCGTTGTCTGGCAAGATATTGAAGCCATGCTGGCTGAAATTCCAGACAAAACCCTGACCATTCTCGATGCCGGAGGTGGCCTTGGACAGCTATCAAGACAGCTTGCGAGGTTGGGCCACAATGTGATTTTGTGCGATTTATCACAAGAAATGCTCAAACTTGCCCGTGAAGAGGTTGAGCGAGAAGGCTTGTTAGCGCAGTATCAGTTCCTTCATTGTGGTGTTCAAGCACTGGCAAGCGAACTCGATGATCAAGTTGATGTCGTACTTTTTCACGCAGTGATGGAGTGGCTTAAAGCACCATTAGACGGATTAAGCCAAGTATTGGCCTGCTTACGGCCTGATGGTTATGCTTCCGTGATGTTCTATAATCAGACCGGATTGCTTTTTAAGAATTTAATTTGTGGTAATTTGACGCATATTGAACAAGGTATGCCTCATAGGAAACGATTTAAGCTACAACCGCAACAAGGGCTAGTACCTGCTGAGGTTTACGCCCATTTAGAACAGGAAGCCGTCACGATAAAAGGGAAAACTGGGGTTAGGACGTTTCATGATTACATGCAAACACAACACCTCGGTGACTATTCAGATGCGCAATTGATTGCGATGGAGCAGAAGCTCTGTCGTGAGGAGCCATTTGTCTCTTTGGGAAGATATATACATGTGTGGGGCCAAAAACAGTGCCCGGCACAGATTTTGAAGTAA